The following are from one region of the Gemmatimonadales bacterium genome:
- a CDS encoding acyl-CoA synthetase: MALSFATAPSPYDTGLDRNAANFAPLTPLTLLDWAASACPDRVSTIYGERRITWRETYTRCRRLASALERHGIGRGDTVAAMLFNTPEMFECQFGVPMCGAVLNALNVRLDPGTLAFMLDHGEAKALLVDREFSATMADALTRCRTRPLVIDVDDPEYSGPGERLGALDYGGLLAEGDPEYPIAAPTDEWDAIALNYTSGTTGNPKGVVFHHRGAYLAALGTLLAWGVPRQAVFLWIAPMFHCNGWCLPWALPAVAGTGVCLRKFDAAVLLHLIREHRATHFGAAPIVHQMLASAPAELWDGITHRINGYIAGAAPPAAVLEAMERRGVEITHTYGLTETYGPATVCVKQEEWAALEPRERALRNGRQGIRFQAEEGATVLDPDTMQPVPRDGETMGEIMFRGNMTMKGYLKNPTATEAAFAGGWFHSGDLAVMHPDGYMKVKDRGKDIIISGGENISSLEVEDALHRHPAVFVAAVVAKPDPTWGEAPCAYVELKPGASVTEAELIEHCRSQIAHYKAPRSVVFGPLPKTATGKIQKYVLRERARSVEAIE; this comes from the coding sequence ATGGCCCTCTCTTTCGCCACCGCCCCGTCTCCCTACGATACGGGCCTCGACCGGAACGCCGCCAACTTCGCGCCGCTTACTCCGCTCACGTTGCTCGATTGGGCCGCGAGCGCCTGCCCCGACCGCGTCTCCACCATTTACGGCGAGCGCCGGATCACCTGGCGCGAGACCTACACCCGCTGCCGCCGGCTTGCCTCCGCGCTCGAGCGCCACGGCATCGGCCGGGGCGACACCGTAGCGGCGATGCTGTTCAATACGCCGGAGATGTTCGAGTGCCAGTTCGGCGTGCCCATGTGCGGCGCGGTGCTCAACGCACTGAATGTGCGACTCGATCCGGGCACGCTCGCGTTCATGCTCGACCACGGCGAGGCCAAGGCACTACTCGTGGACCGGGAGTTTTCGGCCACGATGGCGGACGCGCTCACGCGCTGCCGGACCAGGCCGCTCGTGATCGACGTCGACGACCCCGAGTACAGCGGCCCCGGCGAGCGCCTCGGCGCCCTCGATTACGGCGGCCTTCTGGCCGAGGGCGATCCTGAATACCCGATCGCCGCACCGACGGATGAGTGGGACGCCATCGCCCTCAACTACACCTCCGGCACCACCGGCAACCCCAAGGGCGTCGTGTTCCACCACCGTGGCGCCTACCTCGCCGCCCTCGGCACTCTCCTCGCCTGGGGCGTGCCGCGCCAAGCCGTATTCCTCTGGATCGCGCCGATGTTTCATTGCAACGGCTGGTGCCTGCCCTGGGCGCTTCCGGCCGTGGCCGGCACCGGCGTTTGCCTGAGGAAATTCGACGCCGCCGTACTGCTCCATCTCATCCGGGAGCACCGCGCCACCCATTTCGGCGCCGCGCCCATCGTGCACCAGATGCTCGCGAGCGCGCCGGCCGAGTTGTGGGATGGTATCACCCACCGGATCAACGGTTACATCGCGGGCGCGGCGCCGCCCGCGGCGGTGCTCGAGGCGATGGAGCGGCGCGGCGTCGAGATCACCCACACCTATGGACTCACGGAGACCTATGGCCCCGCCACGGTCTGCGTGAAGCAAGAGGAATGGGCCGCGCTCGAGCCGCGCGAGCGAGCGCTCCGGAACGGGCGGCAGGGAATCCGATTCCAGGCGGAGGAGGGGGCAACGGTGCTCGACCCGGACACGATGCAGCCCGTGCCGCGCGACGGCGAGACGATGGGCGAGATCATGTTCCGCGGCAACATGACGATGAAGGGCTACCTCAAGAACCCGACCGCCACCGAGGCGGCGTTTGCCGGCGGATGGTTTCATTCGGGCGACCTCGCGGTCATGCATCCCGACGGCTACATGAAAGTGAAGGATCGGGGCAAGGACATCATCATTTCGGGCGGGGAGAACATCTCGTCGCTCGAAGTGGAAGACGCGCTGCACCGGCACCCGGCGGTGTTCGTGGCGGCGGTCGTCGCGAAGCCTGACCCCACGTGGGGCGAGGCGCCGTGCGCCTACGTCGAGCTCAAGCCCGGCGCCTCGGTCACCGAGGCCGAGTTGATCGAGCACTGCCGCAGTCAGATTGCGCATTACAAGGCGCCGCGCTCGGTGGTGTTCGGACCGCTGCCCAAGACGGCGACGGGGAAAATCCAGAAGTACGTGCTGCGCGAGCGCGCGCGGTCGGTGGAGGCAATCGAATGA
- a CDS encoding alpha/beta fold hydrolase, giving the protein MRIVRGVSLFERRVGTGTPVVVLHGGPGADIAYLLPGFDALAEPPAHRRTLIYYDQRGGGRSPVPRDVPVGWREQVADLEALRGIWGLDRLTIAGYSWGGLLALLYAVEHPERVERLALVSPAPSWRAAREDFERRFAERNLAPALQAERQALRQSGLRERDPEAYQRRLFELSVVPYFSDASKVRGLTMFRVVGRTQEEVWRSLGDYDLRRALGRLRVPSAVLHGEDDPIPIASARETAALLGADFHPLERCGHVPFVERPEAFVEVLDAFLPSG; this is encoded by the coding sequence GTGCGCATCGTGCGCGGCGTCTCGCTCTTCGAGCGCCGCGTCGGCACGGGGACGCCGGTCGTCGTGCTCCACGGTGGGCCGGGCGCGGACATCGCCTACCTGCTGCCGGGGTTCGACGCGCTGGCGGAACCGCCCGCGCACCGGCGCACGCTCATCTACTACGATCAGCGAGGCGGCGGCCGGTCGCCGGTGCCGCGCGACGTACCGGTTGGATGGCGCGAGCAAGTGGCGGATCTGGAGGCGCTCCGCGGTATCTGGGGACTCGACCGGCTCACCATCGCGGGCTACTCCTGGGGCGGACTGCTCGCGCTCCTCTACGCGGTCGAGCACCCGGAGCGCGTCGAGCGGCTGGCGCTCGTGTCCCCGGCACCGTCGTGGCGCGCGGCGCGCGAGGATTTCGAGCGCCGCTTTGCCGAGCGGAACCTGGCGCCCGCGTTGCAGGCGGAGCGGCAGGCGCTCCGCCAGAGCGGCCTCCGCGAGCGCGATCCTGAGGCCTACCAGCGCCGACTTTTCGAGCTGTCGGTGGTGCCGTACTTCTCCGATGCGTCGAAGGTGCGCGGCCTTACCATGTTCCGGGTCGTCGGCCGCACGCAGGAGGAGGTCTGGCGCAGCCTCGGCGACTACGATCTCCGCCGCGCCCTGGGCCGGCTCCGCGTGCCGAGCGCCGTGCTGCACGGCGAAGATGATCCGATTCCGATCGCGAGCGCGCGCGAGACCGCCGCGCTGCTCGGTGCCGACTTCCACCCGCTGGAACGATGCGGGCACGTGCCGTTCGTGGAGCGCCCCGAGGCGTTCGTGGAGGTGCTGGACGCGTTCCTGCCGAGCGGGTGA
- a CDS encoding enoyl-CoA hydratase, translating into MSTSEAPFVLRRDDGPVRTLTMNRGERYNPLSLAMITALHAELDLAADDDTVRVVVLAAAGKGFSAGHDLKEMRAHTGDDEWQRGLFDVCNRMMLALTRLPQPVIARVHGIATAAGCQLVAMCDLAVASESAAFALPGVNIGVFCSTPAVGVARNVGRKRVMELLLTGQPIDARTALAWGLVNRVVPPDALDAEVRAFTDLIVARSAATIALGKRTFYRQIDATLAGAYDVAGDAMSCNMTYADAAEGIDAFLEKRAAVWRRGQTDGRTGGPSVRLA; encoded by the coding sequence ATGAGCACAAGCGAGGCGCCGTTCGTCCTCCGGCGCGACGATGGGCCGGTGCGTACGCTCACGATGAACCGTGGCGAGCGGTACAACCCGCTCTCGCTCGCCATGATCACCGCGCTCCACGCCGAGCTCGACCTCGCCGCGGACGACGACACGGTGCGCGTCGTGGTGCTCGCGGCCGCCGGCAAAGGCTTTTCCGCCGGGCACGATCTCAAGGAGATGCGCGCCCACACCGGCGACGACGAGTGGCAGCGCGGCCTCTTCGACGTGTGCAACCGGATGATGCTGGCGCTCACCCGGCTCCCGCAGCCGGTGATCGCTCGGGTGCACGGCATTGCGACGGCGGCCGGCTGCCAGCTCGTCGCGATGTGCGATCTCGCCGTCGCGAGCGAGTCGGCCGCGTTCGCGCTCCCCGGCGTCAACATCGGCGTCTTTTGCTCGACGCCGGCGGTGGGCGTCGCGCGCAACGTCGGGCGCAAGCGGGTGATGGAGCTGCTCCTCACCGGCCAGCCAATCGACGCGCGCACGGCGCTCGCCTGGGGGCTGGTGAACCGGGTGGTCCCGCCCGACGCGCTCGACGCGGAGGTGCGCGCCTTTACCGACCTCATCGTCGCGCGGAGTGCCGCCACGATTGCCCTCGGCAAGCGCACCTTCTACCGCCAGATCGACGCCACGCTCGCCGGAGCCTACGACGTGGCCGGCGACGCGATGAGCTGCAACATGACCTACGCGGACGCGGCCGAGGGGATCGATGCGTTTCTGGAGAAGCGCGCGGCGGTGTGGAGGCGCGGACAGACGGACGGGCGGACGGGCGGTCCGTCCGTTCGCCTTGCGTGA
- a CDS encoding protein kinase codes for MCFPAPRPATLEVPVSGDQRDILAQGLTGRYRIERELGRGGMATVYLAHDLRHDRPVALKVLHPELAATLGPERFDREIRVAARLQHPHILTVLDSGDTAGQLWFTMPFVEGETLRDRMRREGQLPIGDAVLVARETAEALDYAHQHGIVHRDVKPENILLTGRHALVADFGIARALGAGPGASLTETGMSLGTPAYMSPEQASGDRSVDARSDVYSLGCVLYEMLAGEVPITGPTAQAILVRKFTETPRPLRTIRETVPEGLEQVVAKALARSPADRYASAAELAQALDGVPAATSIVTPTAVPTVAVPRAPAASGVGAGAHGVGSRDAGSPRSIARRYPLTIALALGFAIGLGVLFAWRRTRAPAEDETAGPKRLAVLPFENLGDSSSDYFADGMTDEVRGKLSALPGLTVIASQSSGAYKHSAKPLPEIARELGVNYVLTGKVRWEKGAAAGSRVRVSPELVEVSSEGAPTTKWQQPFDANLTDVFQVQADIAGRVADALNVALGATQKQTLAEKPTANVAAYDAYLKGEAASQHIGVTDPASLGEAIGYYEQAVALDSTFLQAWAELARANAWYYGTSTPTPSAAEAAKRAADRAVRLGPGHPESQLALGDYHSLVRFEYAEALAAYQAGLRIAPANADLLTASALVEQSLGRWDSALVHLQRAQAIDPRSVQTARRLAATYIWLRRYPEAIAAADRAIAIAPTNLAVVEYRAMASLAQGDLAGARAVIRAVPAEVEPTALAAYFGTYADLGWALDDAQQQLLLRLPPSAFADDRGNWGLVLAQVYGWRGDLAKARIYADSARIAFEEHLRAAPEDPQQRALYGLALAYLGRKADAIREGQRGVALLPVSKDGFAGPYMQHQLARIYILTGEPEKALDQLEPLLKIPYNLSPGLLRIDPDFDPLRKNPRFERLVAGQ; via the coding sequence TTGTGCTTCCCGGCGCCACGTCCCGCAACGCTCGAGGTCCCTGTCTCCGGCGACCAACGCGACATCCTCGCTCAGGGCCTCACCGGCCGCTACCGCATCGAGCGCGAGCTCGGCCGCGGGGGTATGGCCACCGTGTATCTCGCGCACGACCTCCGGCACGACCGGCCGGTCGCGCTCAAGGTGCTGCACCCGGAGCTCGCCGCCACGCTCGGGCCCGAGCGCTTCGACCGCGAAATCCGCGTCGCCGCCCGCCTCCAGCATCCCCACATCCTCACCGTGCTCGATTCGGGCGACACGGCGGGCCAGCTCTGGTTCACCATGCCGTTCGTCGAGGGCGAGACGCTGCGCGACCGGATGCGGCGCGAGGGCCAGCTCCCGATCGGCGATGCGGTGCTCGTGGCGCGCGAGACGGCCGAGGCGCTCGACTACGCCCACCAGCATGGGATCGTTCACCGTGACGTGAAACCGGAGAACATCCTGCTCACCGGCCGGCACGCGCTGGTGGCGGACTTCGGCATCGCGCGGGCGCTTGGAGCGGGGCCGGGCGCTTCGCTCACTGAAACGGGGATGAGTCTCGGCACGCCGGCGTACATGAGCCCCGAGCAGGCGAGCGGCGACCGCTCCGTAGATGCGCGCAGCGACGTGTATTCGCTCGGCTGCGTGCTCTACGAGATGCTGGCCGGTGAAGTGCCGATCACCGGTCCCACCGCCCAGGCGATCCTGGTACGCAAGTTCACCGAGACGCCGCGGCCGCTCCGCACGATTCGCGAGACGGTGCCGGAGGGGCTGGAGCAGGTGGTGGCAAAGGCGCTCGCCCGCTCGCCGGCCGACCGGTACGCTTCGGCGGCGGAGCTGGCGCAGGCGCTCGACGGCGTGCCGGCGGCGACATCGATCGTCACACCCACTGCAGTACCGACGGTCGCCGTGCCCCGCGCACCCGCGGCCTCCGGCGTCGGGGCAGGCGCGCACGGGGTCGGATCGCGGGATGCCGGCAGCCCGCGCTCGATCGCGCGTCGGTACCCACTCACCATCGCGCTCGCACTCGGCTTCGCAATCGGGCTGGGCGTGCTGTTCGCGTGGCGCAGGACTCGGGCGCCGGCCGAGGACGAAACCGCCGGCCCCAAGCGACTCGCCGTGCTGCCGTTCGAGAATCTGGGCGATTCCTCGAGCGATTACTTCGCCGACGGCATGACCGACGAGGTACGCGGCAAGCTCTCGGCGCTCCCCGGGCTTACCGTGATCGCGAGCCAGAGCTCGGGCGCGTACAAACACAGCGCCAAGCCGCTGCCCGAGATCGCCCGCGAGCTGGGGGTGAATTACGTGCTCACCGGCAAGGTGCGCTGGGAGAAGGGCGCGGCGGCGGGCAGCCGGGTGCGGGTGAGTCCCGAGCTGGTGGAGGTGTCGAGCGAGGGCGCGCCGACCACGAAGTGGCAACAGCCGTTCGATGCGAATCTCACCGATGTTTTCCAAGTCCAGGCCGACATCGCAGGGCGGGTGGCCGATGCGCTCAACGTGGCGCTCGGCGCCACACAGAAGCAGACGCTCGCGGAGAAACCGACGGCCAACGTGGCGGCCTACGACGCGTATCTCAAGGGCGAGGCGGCCTCGCAGCATATCGGGGTCACCGATCCGGCCAGCCTGGGCGAGGCCATCGGCTACTACGAGCAGGCCGTCGCGCTCGACTCGACCTTCTTGCAGGCCTGGGCCGAATTGGCGCGGGCCAATGCGTGGTACTACGGCACCAGCACGCCCACCCCGAGTGCGGCGGAGGCGGCGAAGCGCGCCGCGGATCGCGCGGTACGGCTCGGTCCGGGACACCCCGAGAGCCAGCTTGCGCTGGGCGACTACCACTCATTGGTGCGCTTCGAGTACGCCGAGGCGCTCGCCGCATATCAAGCGGGACTCCGGATTGCGCCCGCCAACGCCGACCTGCTGACCGCATCGGCCCTGGTAGAGCAGAGTCTCGGCCGCTGGGACTCGGCGCTCGTGCACCTCCAGCGTGCCCAGGCGATCGATCCGCGATCGGTGCAGACTGCGCGACGCCTGGCGGCGACGTACATCTGGCTTCGCCGATATCCCGAGGCGATCGCCGCGGCCGATCGCGCCATCGCCATCGCGCCGACCAACCTCGCGGTGGTCGAGTACCGCGCCATGGCGTCTCTCGCCCAAGGCGATCTGGCCGGCGCGCGCGCGGTGATCCGCGCGGTACCCGCGGAGGTCGAGCCGACCGCGCTTGCCGCCTACTTCGGCACCTACGCGGACCTGGGCTGGGCGCTCGACGATGCGCAGCAGCAGCTCCTTCTCCGGCTTCCGCCGAGCGCGTTCGCCGACGATCGAGGCAACTGGGGACTGGTGCTGGCGCAGGTATACGGCTGGCGTGGTGATCTCGCGAAGGCGCGCATCTACGCCGATTCGGCCCGCATCGCGTTCGAGGAGCATCTCCGCGCCGCACCCGAGGACCCGCAGCAGCGCGCGCTCTACGGGCTTGCGCTGGCGTACCTGGGCCGGAAGGCGGATGCGATCCGGGAGGGCCAGCGGGGTGTAGCGCTATTGCCGGTGAGCAAGGACGGATTTGCGGGTCCCTACATGCAGCACCAGCTCGCGCGGATCTACATCCTCACGGGCGAGCCGGAGAAAGCGCTCGACCAGCTCGAGCCGCTGCTCAAGATTCCGTACAATCTCTCGCCGGGCTTGTTGCGCATCGATCCCGACTTCGACCCGCTCAGGAAGAACCCCCGCTTCGAGCGGCTGGTGGCGGGGCAGTAG
- a CDS encoding alpha/beta hydrolase — MTARPPGRPTAFLSAAGHRLEYRWIEPARPGLASLVFLHEALGSLALWRDFPDRVAERTGCGALAYSRHGLGRSDPLAELRPDDYLEREAREALPRVLAARGIENPILIGHSDGATIALIHAAEGRWPVRGLVLEAPHVMVEDVTIRGVEQARAAYRSGSWREKLAPHHRDVDATFAGWADVWLRPSFRSWSIVPRLPLVTCPVLLIQGDSDRYGTVAQVETIRDGVCGPVEMLVLPECGHAPHVQRAGEVLDAVVGFVGRFATGSTDARNSR; from the coding sequence GTGACCGCCCGACCGCCGGGCCGCCCAACCGCCTTCCTTTCCGCCGCCGGCCACCGGCTCGAGTACCGGTGGATCGAGCCCGCGCGCCCGGGGCTTGCGTCGCTCGTCTTTCTGCACGAGGCGCTCGGCTCGCTCGCGCTCTGGCGCGATTTTCCCGACCGCGTGGCCGAGCGCACCGGGTGCGGCGCGCTGGCGTACTCGCGCCACGGACTCGGCCGCTCCGACCCCCTCGCCGAGCTCAGGCCTGACGACTATCTCGAGCGCGAGGCGCGCGAGGCGCTCCCTCGAGTGCTCGCGGCGCGCGGGATCGAGAACCCCATCCTCATCGGCCACAGCGACGGCGCCACGATCGCGCTCATCCACGCGGCGGAAGGGCGCTGGCCGGTGCGCGGGCTCGTGCTCGAGGCGCCACACGTGATGGTGGAAGACGTGACGATCCGCGGAGTCGAGCAGGCGCGCGCCGCGTACCGATCGGGCTCGTGGCGCGAGAAGCTCGCGCCGCATCACAGGGATGTGGATGCCACGTTCGCCGGCTGGGCCGACGTCTGGCTCCGGCCGAGCTTCCGTTCGTGGAGTATCGTCCCGCGCTTGCCGCTGGTCACGTGTCCGGTGCTCCTGATTCAGGGCGACTCGGATCGCTACGGAACGGTGGCCCAGGTCGAAACGATTCGGGACGGCGTGTGTGGGCCGGTCGAGATGCTCGTGTTGCCGGAGTGCGGGCACGCCCCTCACGTCCAGCGTGCGGGAGAGGTGCTGGATGCGGTGGTGGGGTTCGTGGGGCGGTTCGCGACCGGATCGACGGATGCGCGCAACTCGCGGTGA
- a CDS encoding M13 family metallopeptidase: MGNTPRIVALWLALALVLPLPARAQEALPPLRAVDRANMDTTCAPCTDFFRYVNGAWLDRTTIPPQYTVTGVDRDIEDRTEALLERILNAAARDARTTDDPDTRRVGLFYGSCMDSARVEREAARPLAAELGRIAAIRSRSELVGEMGQLEREGISSAIPFFVLPDPRNSRMMMLHFYQGGLGLPDRDFYLRADTAFTAVRTAYLAHIGRMLALLGQPAPAARHDAARVLALETAIARTSIPAEEAQQFSKLYHPTAPAQLHTLAPAIDWPRFYSAAGAPAAGPPSGVVNVSIPVFLKGVDSLVAAVPLADWRAYLRWHLARAAAPALSTPFQRESLVLRRLIRGETELKPRWQRCLQATDGNIGEALGQAYVKVAFTPEAKARAHDMIANLRAAMRDRIAALTWMSDSTRTQALAKLDAVVAKIGYPDKWRDYSRLRLVRGPYVANVLLARRFENDREMRQVGGPVDRTEWGMTPPTYNAYYNPQFNEVVFPAGILQPPLFDPNADDAVNYGATGATIGHELTHGFDDEGRKFDAQGNLRNWWTAADSAGFEARSQVVVEQYNGYVAVDTFHVNGRLTLGENIADIGGLMIAYDAWRKSLAGKPEPPRIDGFTPAQRFFLAYAASWREKVRPEAERTWVVSDPHTSIRWRVNGVVGHLPAFAEAFGCRAADAMVRPPDGRMRIW; encoded by the coding sequence ATGGGCAACACTCCGCGGATCGTCGCGCTCTGGCTGGCCCTCGCACTGGTGCTCCCGCTCCCCGCCCGCGCGCAGGAAGCCTTGCCCCCGCTCCGCGCCGTGGACCGGGCCAACATGGACACCACCTGCGCGCCGTGCACTGACTTCTTCCGCTACGTCAATGGCGCCTGGCTCGACCGCACCACGATCCCGCCGCAATACACCGTGACCGGCGTCGACCGCGACATCGAGGACCGCACCGAAGCGCTGCTCGAGCGCATTCTCAACGCGGCCGCGCGCGACGCGCGCACGACGGACGACCCCGACACCCGCCGCGTCGGCCTCTTCTACGGGAGCTGCATGGACTCGGCGCGCGTGGAGCGCGAGGCCGCCCGGCCGCTCGCCGCCGAGCTCGGCCGCATCGCCGCCATCCGCTCCCGGAGCGAGCTCGTGGGCGAAATGGGACAACTCGAGCGCGAGGGCATCAGCTCGGCAATTCCGTTCTTCGTGCTGCCCGACCCCAGGAACAGCCGCATGATGATGCTCCATTTCTACCAGGGCGGCCTCGGCCTTCCCGATCGCGACTTCTACCTGCGCGCCGATACGGCGTTCACCGCCGTCCGCACCGCGTATCTGGCGCACATCGGCCGCATGCTGGCACTCCTGGGCCAGCCCGCACCCGCCGCCCGGCATGACGCCGCGCGCGTGCTTGCGCTCGAGACCGCGATCGCGCGCACCTCGATCCCGGCCGAGGAGGCGCAGCAGTTCAGCAAGCTCTACCACCCGACGGCGCCTGCGCAGCTCCACACGCTGGCACCCGCCATTGATTGGCCCCGCTTCTACTCCGCCGCGGGCGCGCCGGCCGCCGGCCCGCCGAGCGGCGTCGTGAATGTCTCCATCCCGGTCTTCCTCAAGGGCGTCGACAGCCTCGTGGCCGCAGTCCCGCTCGCCGATTGGCGCGCCTATCTGCGCTGGCACCTCGCGCGCGCCGCCGCCCCCGCGCTGAGCACCCCGTTCCAGCGCGAGTCGCTGGTGCTCCGCCGCCTCATCCGCGGCGAAACCGAGCTCAAGCCCCGCTGGCAGCGCTGTCTGCAGGCCACGGACGGCAACATCGGCGAGGCGCTGGGCCAGGCGTACGTCAAGGTGGCGTTCACGCCCGAGGCCAAGGCGCGCGCACACGACATGATCGCCAACCTGCGCGCGGCCATGCGCGACCGGATCGCCGCCCTCACCTGGATGAGCGACTCGACCCGCACGCAGGCGCTCGCCAAGCTCGACGCGGTCGTCGCCAAGATCGGCTATCCCGACAAGTGGCGCGACTATTCCCGGCTCCGCCTTGTGCGCGGGCCGTACGTCGCCAATGTGCTCCTCGCCCGACGGTTCGAGAACGACCGCGAGATGCGCCAGGTGGGCGGCCCGGTGGACCGCACGGAGTGGGGCATGACGCCGCCCACCTACAACGCGTACTACAACCCGCAATTCAACGAGGTGGTCTTTCCCGCCGGCATCCTGCAGCCGCCCCTCTTCGATCCGAATGCGGATGACGCGGTGAACTACGGCGCCACCGGCGCCACGATCGGCCACGAGCTGACACACGGCTTCGACGACGAGGGCCGCAAGTTCGACGCGCAGGGCAACCTGCGGAACTGGTGGACCGCGGCCGATTCGGCCGGGTTCGAGGCGCGCTCGCAGGTCGTGGTGGAGCAGTACAACGGCTACGTCGCCGTGGACACATTCCACGTGAACGGACGGCTCACGCTGGGCGAGAACATCGCCGACATCGGCGGGCTCATGATTGCGTACGACGCGTGGCGCAAGTCGCTCGCCGGCAAGCCCGAGCCGCCGCGCATCGACGGGTTCACCCCGGCGCAGCGCTTCTTCCTGGCCTACGCGGCGTCATGGCGCGAGAAGGTGCGGCCCGAGGCGGAGCGCACCTGGGTGGTCTCCGACCCGCACACATCGATTCGTTGGCGGGTGAACGGCGTCGTCGGCCACCTGCCGGCGTTCGCCGAGGCGTTCGGCTGCAGGGCGGCCGACGCGATGGTGCGGCCGCCGGATGGGCGGATGCGGATCTGGTGA